The Leishmania donovani BPK282A1 complete genome, chromosome 23 DNA segment GTTGTGATGACTTCGCCCCACCTCGCAGCCCCACGCACTCGCGCTCTGCCCAGTAACGGGCAACAGCTCGTCGACTgccgcgcggcaccgcgaccTCGTCGCAGGCAGGGGCGGCTGCAGAGACACCGACGGACAGACGGCAGCCGGTGACCGGCCCACGGCAGTCCACAGGGATGGTGAAGTGCGCCGGGCGGAGGCCCCCACGCCCTCGAactcctctgcctcctcgaAGCTACTTTCGTCTTCCCGCTCATCCTCACCAGACGCGCCAGCCGTCGTGGCGGTCGTGGGCCACGGCACGTAGCCACGATCCCCGACCCGCATCGGGACCGCGTAGAGCACCGCGTCAGGGTCGACCCAGCGCAGCTGATGTACGTAGAAGATGGAGATGTAGCACGGGGGTGTGTGGCAATTGAACAGCCCCGACTTGTCATACCCGCGGAGGTAGAAGTACAGGTGGAAGTTGGTTTCACAGCTCGCCAGATCGCAGTCGCGAGGGCCGATAAGGGGAGTGCCAGCCATGATGAGCTCCATCAAGTGCTCCCGTTTGGTGCGCGCCTCGTTGTCCGGGACTGTCACGATACGCGATAAGAAGGGCATCAgcacctccgcggcggccgcgcgccACAGCGCCTTGACCGCGCGCAAGGAACGTTCTGTCAGGAACGGCTTGATGCTGTTAAACGAAATGATCAGCGCTGTAGAGTCGGTCGAGATgacgcgccagcgccgctgctggtccACTCGAAACTCCTGCGGCAACATGAGGGCCTCGAGGCCGACGGTATCACCGAAGCTTTCCATCTGCTCATGCTCGGTGAGCGTAGTCCATTGTCCGTAGACGGCACGCAGACTCCCAAAGACAACGACTAGGAATGCGTTGTCGGGCAGCGTGATGATGTCGCCCTCGCGGAACTTGCGGACGAGGCCCATGGAGCTGATTGCCTTGATCTCCAAACTGCGTAGCCCCTTGCCGAGGGGCGTCGCCGCAACGGCGCGAAGCACGAGGTTGCTCTCGTTCTGCGACGCATTGTTCTCCCACGTCGACGGCGTGTGAGACCGCATGCACGCCACCATtttctccagctcctccgtcGCCCGCGTCCCGAAGCCGTGCTCGGCGTTTAGATTGTGCACCGTCTCCTCCAGCGCGTTGGCGACcgagacgacggcgcggctgcttGCGACGTTGTTCGTAGCCTCCGGGAAGTTGGTGTAGAAGAACCGGATGGCGCGATTGGCCGCCGCAATCTGCGTCGTCATCCACCGCTCCAcccgccgcgcctgcgcctccgaCCTGATGAACTTAAACTTGAGCGGTGAGATGGCATTCAGACACTTGACGACAGCGAGCAGCGCGACGAACGCGTTCTCCTGCGCAcgacggtgcgccgccgcgaagtAGCCCGGGCTGCAGATGAAGCGCTCGACGAGCACCACCCAGGCgggcagcaggcggcgcatGAGGTTGTTGACCATCCGGTTTgtctccgccttcttctcgCCCTCATcatccgcgtcgccgccgaggtAGTGCGATGGCAGGCTCGTCACATCGAGCGCTAAGCCGCCGTGTTCGTCGCTACCACTAGCCCTGACGCTAGGCCCGCCCACGGGTTGGCTCGCCCCTGTCGCGCTTGGGACACCCGAGGGGCGGTTCTGCATTTCCTCTAAACTCTCGGGCACGGCCACAGCTTCCCCCTCAACGGTGACGTCGGTGGAGGGCCGCATGCGCCACGGCTGCGTTGTGGcaagctgctgcggttgctgtGTCGAGTAGTGGCTGCTTGGGGTCGACATGTTGGACGAATGGCGCGGcccccgcggcggcgataCCCGGGCCACGATtgcccgctcctcctcgccactGCTAGCGCCACGGTGACGGTGATACCAGTACATCTGCTGCACATCCAGCAGCTCACCTCTCTCGATGAGTGTGGCAAGGGACGCGCCCATTTGCACGACGACCGTCTCTGTGATCACCTCCTTGTCCCgctgcagccacagcgctgTCTTGAAGGCCGACATCAGCATTCGGTTCACCAtcttctcctcgtcctcctctgGCTCCACAGCCGTGTTGCGGAACGGGTTGCGGATGTAGTGCTGCACGAACTTCTCCACCTGCATCCAGCTTGCATTGCGGTACTTGATGTCGCGCTTCAAGCCCTCCAGCGCGTGCTCCTGAGAGCTGCGCATGAGCTCCATCGCGTATTCCATTTTTACGATGCGGTACTCTGACTTCGTCTTGAAGCCGAGCCGCTCCACGACGGTGGCCGACGTGGACGCGTTTACGAGCAACGTCAACAGCACGATCCCGGACGTGACCTTCAAGATGTCGACGCCCTCCTCGAGGCCCTCCTGCATCACAGCGATCGCCAGcgtggcagcgacgccgccgcgcagcccgGCGTGCACCATGAGCGCGATCCGCTTCTGATCAAACTTGTAGGAGAACATGTTCAGCACCGGCGAGAGCACCTCCAGCATCAGAAGGCGCGACAGCATCATGGCGATGTACAGCGCGACGAGAACAAAGATGTCCAAGAGCTTCACAGTGGGCAGCACATCCGCCACCAGGATGACGCCGacgagggagaagagcaccGTGTTGCCGAGGTGGACCAGGAACTCCCACGCGGAGGAGATGATGTTGCCCTCGCGTccagggaagagggaggggcagtAGTAGCTCAGAAAGATGCCCTGGAAGAAGAGCGTCAGAACGCCACTCGTGCCCAGCAACTCCGCGGCGACGTAGTACG contains these protein-coding regions:
- a CDS encoding Na/H antiporter-like protein, yielding MTHMATPLEAASSSRGTGEGACRNTESFERLSLVILFVTMLIFLGGTFFMTHKRRIPLPYTVVLFLYGIAVGVVARWLYPDVAEALGSIPPELLFYIFLPVLIFEGSYAMNIHALRRVFPQVALLATVGVLINTALLAVPVKLFFQTWSWYTALLLGSLLSATDPVAVVALLKELGVDKCMTAMVDGEAVMNDGTAIILFTLLLPAARVGFVDMSPGVIVARCIWLALLPIALGPLFGFLQSFWLRRTSEGLTKACITVSVTYVSYYVAAELLGTSGVLTLFFQGIFLSYYCPSLFPGREGNIISSAWEFLVHLGNTVLFSLVGVILVADVLPTVKLLDIFVLVALYIAMMLSRLLMLEVLSPVLNMFSYKFDQKRIALMVHAGLRGGVAATLAIAVMQEGLEEGVDILKVTSGIVLLTLLVNASTSATVVERLGFKTKSEYRIVKMEYAMELMRSSQEHALEGLKRDIKYRNASWMQVEKFVQHYIRNPFRNTAVEPEEDEEKMVNRMLMSAFKTALWLQRDKEVITETVVVQMGASLATLIERGELLDVQQMYWYHRHRGASSGEEERAIVARVSPPRGPRHSSNMSTPSSHYSTQQPQQLATTQPWRMRPSTDVTVEGEAVAVPESLEEMQNRPSGVPSATGASQPVGGPSVRASGSDEHGGLALDVTSLPSHYLGGDADDEGEKKAETNRMVNNLMRRLLPAWVVLVERFICSPGYFAAAHRRAQENAFVALLAVVKCLNAISPLKFKFIRSEAQARRVERWMTTQIAAANRAIRFFYTNFPEATNNVASSRAVVSVANALEETVHNLNAEHGFGTRATEELEKMVACMRSHTPSTWENNASQNESNLVLRAVAATPLGKGLRSLEIKAISSMGLVRKFREGDIITLPDNAFLVVVFGSLRAVYGQWTTLTEHEQMESFGDTVGLEALMLPQEFRVDQQRRWRVISTDSTALIISFNSIKPFLTERSLRAVKALWRAAAAEVLMPFLSRIVTVPDNEARTKREHLMELIMAGTPLIGPRDCDLASCETNFHLYFYLRGYDKSGLFNCHTPPCYISIFYVHQLRWVDPDAVLYAVPMRVGDRGYVPWPTTATTAGASGEDEREDESSFEEAEEFEGVGASARRTSPSLWTAVGRSPAAVCPSVSLQPPLPATRSRCRAAVDELLPVTGQSASAWGCEVGRSHHNDAHDAMEPNLVHSSMDHSDRGGGAGVLFTRNMEPDGVTPPALFGENSVATHAGATNIINSVLLGCAPEDPDELGLNASISAFGDLLDNVASPTPTHTGCDLFLRSPSVSERLGHSSASHFIRDTDISIFYALEGFATQVPFVNQMLVHYASSMEHLCIATLRYLRFPTDPFHARHAQSTGEQTVEFLLNFCVELSMLKRTCRIVSKWHSEDTEVLHPFHVSNDADSAFQARVCGWARRHRLNGKFHLKTMVTEMNQYANRRFPDYVSVLRRMVELEPGLKEVETAEGMNSMCRRILKSSKGVAVEMESLEDAI